A genomic region of Cryomorphaceae bacterium contains the following coding sequences:
- a CDS encoding VOC family protein — MKSPAPKNKPPEQSTVDHYINWFEIPAQNFDRAVAFYNHLYQIDMECMEMNGYCMAFFPDRFGVSGAVIFGEGCEPSDRGPILYLNAGNELDAMLARVESGGGRVLMARTIINDESGSFALFLDPEGNKLALHSKTTS; from the coding sequence ATGAAATCACCAGCACCCAAGAACAAGCCGCCTGAGCAAAGTACGGTTGATCACTATATCAACTGGTTTGAAATTCCGGCACAGAATTTTGACCGAGCCGTTGCTTTTTACAATCACCTGTATCAGATTGACATGGAATGCATGGAAATGAACGGCTACTGCATGGCCTTCTTTCCGGACCGATTCGGAGTAAGTGGTGCCGTGATTTTTGGTGAAGGCTGTGAACCGAGCGACCGTGGCCCCATTCTCTATCTCAACGCAGGAAATGAACTGGATGCCATGCTGGCCCGTGTAGAAAGCGGCGGTGGCAGGGTACTGATGGCGCGCACCATTATCAATGACGAAAGCGGTTCCTTTGCCCTTTTTCTCGATCCCGAAGGAAACAAATTGGCATTGCATAGTAAAACAACCTCATGA
- a CDS encoding ornithine decarboxylase produces MSNTTAHHPDKHYFNIAQYRSDCWYRLKEYAFRLEIKSSDKTAKTEVAEAFACLETLEQYYAYPGIPKLEELRKRFSAKEYAALAHDVSACVRSLVSDAYREQMSAEGDEDSAEAPGDLHLAKARPNYFEVLFADGFGAEESNQLHEQLTKLRGEADSFVYNAISAGTFQDAVMAVLFNPNIQAVVIRYGMPFASHKDLGNLQTFVQRLKDYPYSDRSEHELGLRLGAVLSDLRPELDLYYVTDTPVVDLDDEAVELFRRIFYRKEALQELHLTILSGIKERYETPFFSALMEYSQKPTGVFHAMPISRGNSVFKSRWIQDFGNFYGRNLFLAETSATTGGLDSLLQPTGTLKRAQEKASKAYGSRKTYFVTNGTSTANKIVQQALVRPDDVVLIDRDCHKSHHYGLVQSGAYPVYLDSYPVQEYSMYGAVPLSEIKNKLLLLRAAGRLDKVKMLLLTNCTFDGLVYNVERVMEEVLAIKPDMVFLWDEAWFAFAGFTHTYKQRTGMYVARKLYKKYKSASYRDTYNQMMASLTPGAVPTLPDPDKVRIRVYSTQSTHKTLSSMRQGSMIHIWDELFERKAEDAFHEAYMTHTSTSPNYQILASLDAGRRQVEFEGFEMVEKSVEMAMTLRSKVVNHPLLSKYFDVLTVKDFIPEKYRKSGIEEYYNPDIGWTRMEEAFASDEFVLDPTKVNLFIGKTGVDGDTFKNKYLMDQFGIQINKTSRNSVLFMTNIGTTRGSLAYLIGVLIKIARQLEDQFQSLNREELKILKRKIKSLTQEAPELPDFSHFHASFQAVPGVPGGNLREAFFLSYDDEKCEYLKLKPALKALEKGRELVSASFVIPYPPGFPILVPGQVVSEAILNFLIKLDVKEVHGYRPELGLRIFRESVLHRKKHATAMMAARKNSAHSPIQKPLKPTP; encoded by the coding sequence ATGAGCAACACTACGGCCCATCACCCCGATAAGCATTACTTCAACATTGCGCAATATCGCAGCGATTGTTGGTATCGGCTCAAAGAGTACGCTTTCCGACTTGAGATTAAATCCTCCGATAAAACTGCTAAAACCGAGGTGGCAGAGGCCTTTGCTTGCCTGGAAACGCTGGAACAATACTATGCCTATCCGGGTATTCCCAAACTTGAGGAATTAAGAAAACGTTTTTCGGCCAAAGAATACGCCGCCCTGGCCCATGATGTAAGCGCGTGTGTACGCAGTCTTGTGAGCGATGCATACCGCGAGCAAATGTCGGCAGAGGGTGATGAAGACAGTGCCGAGGCCCCAGGAGACCTTCACCTCGCTAAAGCCCGCCCCAATTACTTCGAGGTGCTTTTCGCCGATGGATTTGGAGCTGAAGAATCAAATCAACTTCACGAACAACTCACTAAACTTCGGGGTGAGGCTGATTCTTTTGTGTACAATGCCATCAGTGCAGGCACCTTTCAGGATGCCGTGATGGCAGTGCTGTTTAACCCCAATATTCAGGCGGTGGTGATCCGTTACGGAATGCCCTTTGCCTCGCACAAAGACCTGGGCAACCTGCAAACTTTTGTACAGCGACTCAAAGATTACCCTTATTCCGATCGCTCAGAACATGAACTGGGCTTGCGTTTGGGCGCCGTACTCAGCGACCTGAGGCCCGAACTCGACCTCTATTATGTTACCGATACACCGGTGGTTGATCTCGATGATGAAGCTGTAGAACTATTCCGAAGAATTTTCTATCGAAAGGAAGCTTTACAAGAGCTTCACCTTACCATATTGAGCGGCATCAAGGAGCGCTACGAAACCCCTTTCTTTTCAGCGTTGATGGAATACAGCCAGAAGCCAACCGGCGTTTTTCACGCCATGCCCATTTCCCGGGGAAATTCTGTGTTTAAGTCGCGATGGATACAGGATTTCGGCAATTTTTACGGACGCAACCTTTTTCTGGCAGAAACCTCAGCTACCACCGGTGGTCTCGATTCCCTGCTGCAACCCACAGGCACGCTTAAGCGCGCGCAGGAAAAAGCATCGAAGGCCTACGGCTCGCGCAAAACCTATTTCGTAACCAACGGAACATCAACAGCAAACAAAATCGTGCAACAGGCACTGGTGCGCCCCGACGACGTGGTGCTGATTGACCGCGATTGCCACAAATCACACCACTACGGATTGGTGCAATCGGGTGCTTACCCGGTATACCTCGACTCCTATCCTGTGCAGGAATACTCCATGTATGGCGCCGTTCCGCTGAGCGAGATCAAAAACAAACTGTTGCTTTTGCGGGCTGCCGGCCGGCTCGATAAGGTGAAAATGCTGCTGCTTACCAATTGCACTTTCGACGGACTGGTGTATAATGTGGAGCGTGTAATGGAAGAAGTGCTGGCTATTAAACCCGATATGGTTTTCCTATGGGACGAAGCATGGTTTGCCTTTGCCGGGTTTACGCACACTTACAAGCAGCGCACCGGAATGTACGTAGCGCGCAAACTCTACAAGAAGTACAAAAGTGCATCTTACCGCGACACCTACAACCAAATGATGGCCAGCCTGACACCTGGAGCTGTGCCAACGCTTCCCGATCCCGACAAAGTGCGTATCCGGGTGTACTCAACCCAAAGTACACACAAAACATTGTCGTCTATGCGGCAGGGCTCTATGATTCATATCTGGGACGAGCTGTTTGAGCGAAAAGCCGAAGACGCTTTTCACGAAGCCTACATGACCCACACCTCTACCTCGCCTAATTACCAGATTCTTGCATCGCTCGATGCCGGCCGAAGACAAGTAGAGTTTGAAGGATTCGAAATGGTGGAAAAAAGCGTGGAAATGGCCATGACCCTGCGCAGCAAAGTGGTGAACCATCCATTGCTCAGTAAGTATTTTGACGTGCTTACAGTAAAGGATTTTATCCCTGAGAAATACCGCAAATCGGGCATTGAAGAGTACTACAATCCCGACATAGGCTGGACCCGAATGGAGGAAGCCTTTGCCAGTGACGAGTTTGTGCTCGACCCCACCAAGGTAAACCTGTTCATCGGCAAAACCGGTGTGGATGGCGACACTTTCAAGAACAAGTACCTGATGGATCAATTTGGTATCCAGATCAATAAAACAAGCCGCAACTCCGTGCTGTTTATGACCAATATCGGAACCACACGTGGCTCACTGGCCTACCTCATTGGTGTACTCATTAAAATTGCCCGGCAACTGGAAGATCAGTTTCAGTCGCTCAACCGCGAGGAGCTCAAGATATTGAAGCGAAAAATCAAGTCGCTCACCCAGGAAGCACCCGAACTACCCGATTTCAGTCACTTTCACGCATCCTTTCAGGCTGTGCCCGGGGTTCCCGGTGGCAACCTGCGCGAAGCATTCTTTCTTTCATACGATGATGAGAAGTGCGAATACCTCAAACTTAAACCGGCGCTCAAAGCATTGGAAAAAGGCCGTGAATTGGTATCGGCTTCTTTTGTGATTCCCTACCCGCCCGGATTTCCGATTCTGGTTCCGGGGCAGGTGGTGAGTGAAGCCATCCTGAACTTCCTGATAAAACTTGATGTAAAGGAAGTACACGGATACCGACCGGAGCTGGGTTTACGCATTTTCCGCGAAAGCGTACTTCACCGTAAAAAACACGCAACCGCCATGATGGCCGCGCGAAAAAATTCTGCCCATTCACCCATTCAAAAACCGTTAAAACCAACCCCATGA
- a CDS encoding carbon-nitrogen hydrolase family protein, which translates to MKPFSIAGIQMEVSASGSNVPMMKHKLEVLMNVYPWVQMVMFSELCAFGPLTYYAQKFPNSTEDEFRELAKKYNIWLIPGTMFQEKNDKIYNTASVINPDGEVIGRYDKMFPFYPYEVGVEPGSEFLIFDIPDVGRFGLSICYDMWFPETSRTLAVNGVEVILHPTLTGTIDRDVELAMVQATAATNQCFFFDINGLGDGGTGRSIVCGPDGRILYQASTGPEMIPIEVDMARVRRSREHGILRLGQPLKSFRDRKVHFDIYDKDFSLPYLNQLGELIKPKRLQQITTVLREHVPPPDEFPGQDGS; encoded by the coding sequence ATGAAACCATTTTCTATTGCCGGCATCCAGATGGAAGTATCGGCCAGCGGGAGCAACGTGCCCATGATGAAACACAAACTGGAGGTGCTCATGAACGTATACCCCTGGGTGCAGATGGTGATGTTCAGCGAGTTGTGTGCTTTTGGCCCGCTCACCTACTACGCACAGAAATTTCCAAACAGTACAGAAGATGAATTTCGTGAACTCGCTAAAAAGTACAATATCTGGTTGATTCCCGGCACGATGTTCCAGGAAAAGAATGACAAGATTTACAACACGGCCAGTGTAATCAATCCCGACGGTGAAGTGATTGGGCGTTACGACAAAATGTTTCCTTTTTACCCCTACGAAGTGGGCGTGGAACCGGGCAGTGAGTTTCTGATTTTCGACATTCCGGATGTGGGCCGCTTTGGTCTCAGTATTTGTTACGACATGTGGTTTCCGGAAACGTCGCGCACCCTTGCGGTAAATGGTGTGGAAGTGATTCTTCACCCCACCCTCACCGGTACGATTGACCGCGACGTAGAGCTTGCCATGGTTCAGGCCACGGCCGCCACCAACCAGTGTTTCTTTTTTGATATCAATGGTCTTGGTGACGGCGGAACGGGCCGCTCGATTGTGTGTGGACCCGACGGCAGAATTCTTTACCAGGCCAGCACCGGACCCGAGATGATTCCGATTGAAGTGGACATGGCACGCGTGCGCCGCAGCCGCGAACATGGCATACTGCGTTTGGGCCAACCGCTCAAAAGCTTCCGCGACCGAAAAGTGCATTTTGACATTTACGACAAAGACTTCAGCCTCCCCTACCTGAACCAGCTGGGCGAACTCATCAAACCCAAGCGCTTGCAGCAAATCACCACGGTACTCCGCGAACACGTTCCGCCCCCGGATGAATTTCCGGGACAGGATGGGAGTTAG
- a CDS encoding GxxExxY protein: MLHEEITHKVIGAAMEVHKHMGNGFQEVVYQRALAIEMNLQDIGFAREKEMPLLYKGYDVGTRRVDFFVEDKIMVEIKAVIQLEDVHLAQAMNYVEAYDLEIGLLINFGAKSLQFKRVHNNNSKDQMKSSHRSNQA, translated from the coding sequence ATGTTACACGAAGAAATCACTCACAAGGTAATTGGAGCGGCAATGGAAGTCCACAAGCACATGGGTAATGGATTCCAAGAAGTAGTTTATCAAAGAGCTTTGGCCATTGAAATGAATTTACAAGACATAGGTTTTGCCAGAGAGAAAGAAATGCCCTTGCTATACAAAGGCTATGATGTGGGAACCAGAAGGGTTGATTTTTTCGTAGAGGACAAAATTATGGTTGAGATCAAAGCTGTAATTCAATTGGAAGATGTCCATTTAGCGCAAGCCATGAACTACGTAGAAGCCTATGATTTAGAAATTGGCTTGCTGATCAATTTCGGGGCAAAGAGCCTTCAGTTTAAGCGGGTACACAACAACAACAGTAAGGACCAAATGAAATCAAGCCATCGAAGTAATCAAGCATAA
- a CDS encoding biotin carboxylase, whose translation MSKKNGKQTPLRGVSDIRRFFYKNETPIYFISATNFNLLGADEWVKGFRYICYIDCFDGLHPNVFVPKEEMPHEEFQSIEDINNYLLEHKEVVDIINKRNAGKKGKALFLMFDDKTEELARLNNLEVCFPSAQMRQFMDNKVNTNRIAEKAGVPCVPYILDNVKSYKELSEKSAHLGSDLVIQLPFGDSGHTTFFVSNEEEWNKHADEITAEKEVKIMKRINCRGAAIEACVTRHGTIVAPLMTELVGFKELTPYKGGWCGNEIFADAFTPVIRQKARKYTQLFGDQLRKEGYKGYFELDFLIDEDTNDIYLGELNPRITGASSITNHAVFALSDAPLFLFHLLEWMNRPYELSVLGLNRRWSRKENIDSWSQLVIKHTDESVEIVTEAPRSGIYKMKEDGSLQFDRMDTHRRAVESENEAFYLRISRKGDYLYEGADMGILVMRNRLMTNDFKLTPRAKNWINGLRALYKSEVPTNQNMVQELQEIGGFKMM comes from the coding sequence ATGAGCAAAAAGAACGGAAAACAAACACCGCTTCGGGGAGTGTCGGATATCCGTCGCTTCTTCTACAAAAATGAAACCCCCATCTACTTTATCAGCGCCACCAATTTTAATTTGCTCGGCGCCGACGAATGGGTAAAAGGATTCAGGTATATCTGCTACATTGATTGTTTTGACGGTCTGCACCCCAACGTGTTCGTTCCGAAAGAGGAAATGCCGCACGAAGAGTTTCAGAGCATTGAAGACATCAACAACTACCTTCTGGAACACAAAGAGGTGGTGGATATCATCAACAAGCGAAACGCCGGAAAGAAAGGCAAAGCGCTGTTTTTGATGTTTGATGATAAAACCGAAGAACTGGCCCGGCTCAACAACCTGGAGGTGTGTTTCCCCTCGGCCCAAATGCGCCAGTTTATGGACAACAAGGTGAACACCAACCGCATTGCCGAAAAAGCCGGTGTACCCTGCGTGCCGTACATTCTGGACAATGTGAAGAGTTACAAGGAGCTGTCTGAAAAGTCTGCCCACCTCGGCTCGGACCTCGTGATTCAGCTTCCATTTGGAGATTCCGGGCACACCACCTTTTTCGTGTCGAACGAAGAGGAATGGAATAAGCACGCGGATGAAATTACGGCAGAGAAAGAAGTGAAAATCATGAAGCGCATCAACTGTCGTGGTGCCGCCATCGAGGCCTGCGTAACGCGCCACGGAACCATTGTGGCTCCGTTGATGACTGAACTGGTCGGTTTTAAAGAACTCACCCCCTACAAAGGTGGCTGGTGCGGAAACGAGATTTTTGCCGATGCCTTCACTCCCGTTATTCGCCAGAAAGCAAGAAAGTACACGCAGCTCTTCGGTGATCAGTTGCGAAAGGAAGGCTACAAGGGCTATTTTGAACTCGACTTCCTGATTGACGAAGACACCAACGATATCTACCTCGGAGAGCTGAACCCGCGTATTACAGGAGCCAGTTCCATCACCAATCATGCGGTGTTTGCCCTGTCAGATGCCCCGTTGTTCCTGTTTCACCTGCTGGAGTGGATGAACCGCCCCTATGAACTCAGTGTATTGGGCCTCAACCGCCGGTGGTCACGAAAGGAGAACATCGATTCATGGAGCCAGTTGGTAATTAAACACACCGACGAATCGGTAGAGATCGTAACAGAGGCTCCGCGATCGGGCATTTACAAGATGAAGGAAGACGGCTCGCTACAATTTGACCGTATGGACACCCACCGCCGGGCAGTGGAAAGCGAAAACGAAGCCTTTTACCTGCGCATCAGCCGCAAAGGAGATTACCTTTACGAAGGCGCCGACATGGGAATTCTCGTAATGCGCAACCGACTGATGACAAATGACTTTAAGCTCACTCCACGCGCAAAAAACTGGATCAACGGTTTGCGTGCGTTGTACAAATCAGAAGTCCCCACCAACCAAAACATGGTTCAGGAGCTGCAGGAAATTGGCGGCTTCAAGATGATGTAA
- a CDS encoding aminotransferase class III-fold pyridoxal phosphate-dependent enzyme, which produces LGAMMALEFVKNNDPQDPDSETCAKLVAACSERGLILLSAGTHKNIVRVLSPLVISDELLNKGLDIMEEELKKIVH; this is translated from the coding sequence TTGGGAGCCATGATGGCGCTGGAGTTTGTTAAAAACAACGACCCGCAGGATCCCGATTCGGAAACCTGTGCTAAACTGGTTGCGGCCTGCTCTGAGCGCGGATTGATTCTGCTAAGCGCCGGTACCCACAAAAACATTGTGCGCGTGTTGAGCCCGTTGGTAATCAGCGATGAATTGCTCAACAAAGGACTCGATATCATGGAAGAAGAACTCAAAAAAATCGTTCACTAG